A single window of Luteipulveratus halotolerans DNA harbors:
- a CDS encoding DEAD/DEAH box helicase yields MDASASRAFDPAQALGRLAEGVGTGRLLHVEDLPERHEQLADWPDWVNPQVAAAVRGTGLTRLWSHQREAADLAYAGQHVVVSTGTASGKSLAYLLPILSAVADGASAASGRGATALYLAPTKALAGDQLARISSYAVPGVRAATYDGDTPADERRWIRDHAQVVLSNPDLLHHTLLPGHERWAPFLRSLKYVVVDECHTYRGVFGAHLAAVLRRLRRVAARYGADPTFVLASATVADPAAHASTLVGEPVRPVAIDGSPRAAMTFALWEPGPPPGRAEDDGRRSAVAESADLLTALVGDGVQTLAFAKSRVGVEVVADMARERLAQSAPGLEATVAAYRGGYLPEERRELERALRDGSLRGLAATNALELGIDVSGLEAVVLAGWPGTVGSLWQQAGRAGRRGQRSLVLFVAADDPLDTYLVHHPDMLLGRAVEASVVDADNPYVLAPHLAAAAAELPLTPEDEVYFGPTMRPLIDTLVQRQILRRRPRGWFWARDDRPGDHLSLRGTGDPVVRIVENRTGRVLGTVDAERAHSAVHTGAVYVHQGQTYVVSDLDLSDGSAHVTAGDPGWSTVARSVSAFDIVASERRTTWSGVSLHFGTLDVRTQVTSFLRRLPSGEVLGEHPLDLPERTLRTRGVWWTVDPALLLEVVDERDLPGALHAAEHASIGMLPLVAQSDRWDIGGVSTALHPDTGLPTVVVYDGYPGGAGFAERGYERAATWLRATRSAIAECACVNGCPSCVQSPKCGNGNNPLDKAGAVAVLDVVLSDMADPGPRSSA; encoded by the coding sequence ATGGATGCCTCAGCCTCACGTGCGTTCGACCCGGCCCAGGCGCTCGGGCGGCTCGCCGAGGGCGTCGGCACCGGGCGCCTGCTGCACGTCGAGGACCTCCCCGAGCGGCACGAGCAGCTCGCCGACTGGCCCGACTGGGTCAACCCTCAGGTCGCGGCCGCCGTCCGCGGCACCGGGCTGACGAGGCTGTGGAGCCACCAGCGCGAGGCGGCCGACCTGGCGTACGCCGGCCAGCACGTCGTCGTCTCGACCGGCACCGCGTCGGGCAAGAGCCTGGCCTACCTCCTGCCGATCCTCTCGGCCGTCGCCGACGGGGCGAGCGCGGCCTCGGGTCGCGGCGCCACCGCGCTCTACCTCGCGCCCACCAAGGCCCTGGCCGGTGACCAGCTGGCGCGCATCTCGTCGTACGCCGTGCCGGGCGTGCGGGCGGCGACGTACGACGGCGACACCCCCGCCGACGAGCGCCGCTGGATCCGCGACCACGCCCAGGTCGTGCTGAGCAACCCCGACCTGCTGCACCACACGCTGCTGCCCGGGCACGAGCGGTGGGCGCCGTTCCTGCGGTCGTTGAAGTACGTCGTGGTCGACGAGTGCCACACCTATCGCGGTGTGTTCGGTGCGCATCTCGCGGCCGTGCTCCGACGGCTGCGACGGGTGGCCGCGCGCTACGGCGCCGACCCGACGTTCGTGCTGGCGTCGGCGACGGTGGCGGACCCGGCAGCGCACGCGTCCACGCTCGTCGGCGAGCCCGTACGACCGGTCGCGATCGACGGATCGCCCAGAGCAGCAATGACTTTCGCGCTCTGGGAGCCCGGCCCGCCTCCGGGGCGCGCTGAGGACGACGGTCGCCGTTCGGCCGTCGCCGAGTCGGCCGACCTGCTCACCGCGCTCGTCGGGGACGGCGTGCAGACCCTCGCGTTCGCGAAGTCACGCGTCGGCGTCGAGGTCGTCGCCGACATGGCCCGCGAGCGCCTCGCGCAGTCCGCGCCGGGGCTGGAGGCGACCGTCGCGGCGTACAGGGGCGGGTATCTGCCCGAGGAGCGGCGCGAGCTCGAACGCGCCCTGCGCGACGGGTCGCTGCGCGGGCTCGCCGCGACCAACGCGCTCGAGCTCGGCATCGACGTGAGCGGTCTCGAGGCCGTCGTCCTGGCGGGTTGGCCCGGCACGGTGGGCTCGCTGTGGCAGCAGGCCGGGCGGGCCGGGCGGCGCGGGCAGCGGTCGCTCGTGCTGTTCGTGGCGGCCGACGACCCGCTCGACACCTATCTCGTCCACCACCCCGACATGCTGCTCGGGCGGGCGGTCGAGGCGTCGGTCGTCGATGCCGACAACCCGTACGTCCTCGCTCCCCACCTCGCGGCAGCCGCCGCCGAGCTGCCGCTCACCCCCGAGGACGAGGTGTACTTCGGGCCGACGATGCGGCCGCTCATCGACACGCTCGTGCAACGGCAGATCCTGCGACGGCGACCGCGCGGCTGGTTCTGGGCGCGTGACGACCGGCCCGGTGACCACCTGTCGTTGCGCGGCACCGGCGACCCCGTCGTCCGTATCGTCGAGAACCGCACCGGCCGCGTCCTCGGCACGGTCGACGCCGAGCGTGCGCACAGTGCCGTCCACACCGGTGCGGTGTACGTGCACCAGGGGCAGACGTACGTCGTGTCCGACCTCGACCTGTCCGACGGGTCGGCGCACGTCACGGCAGGTGACCCCGGCTGGTCGACGGTCGCGCGGTCGGTGAGTGCGTTCGACATCGTGGCGAGCGAACGGCGTACGACGTGGTCCGGCGTGTCGTTGCACTTCGGCACGCTCGACGTACGCACCCAGGTGACGTCGTTCCTGCGCCGGCTCCCGTCGGGTGAGGTGCTCGGCGAGCACCCGCTCGACCTGCCCGAACGCACGCTGCGCACCCGCGGTGTGTGGTGGACCGTCGACCCGGCGCTGCTGCTCGAGGTCGTCGACGAGCGCGATCTGCCGGGCGCGCTGCACGCCGCCGAGCACGCCTCGATCGGGATGCTGCCGCTGGTCGCCCAGTCCGACCGCTGGGACATCGGCGGCGTGTCGACCGCGCTGCACCCCGACACCGGGCTGCCGACCGTCGTGGTCTACGACGGCTATCCCGGTGGGGCGGGGTTCGCCGAGCGTGGGTACGAGCGCGCCGCCACCTGGCTGCGCGCGACCCGTTCGGCGATCGCGGAGTGCGCCTGCGTGAACGGCTGCCCGTCGTGCGTCCAGTCGCCCAAGTGCGGCAACGGCAACAACCCGCTCGACAAGGCCGGCGCCGTCGCCGTGCTCGATGTGGTGCTGAGTGACATGGCCGACCCGGGTCCGCGGTCCTCTGCTTGA
- a CDS encoding anti-sigma factor antagonist: protein MDLTVTTRDEGDVTVVTLAGEVDVFSAPTLRDEMSTVIARGGTRLLADLTDVPFLDSTGLGVLVGRLKTVRVQDGELRLVISSDRVLRNFQITGLDKVFRIYPTVEEGLADMTGER, encoded by the coding sequence GTGGACCTGACCGTGACCACCCGCGACGAGGGCGACGTCACCGTCGTGACCCTTGCCGGCGAGGTCGATGTGTTCAGTGCCCCGACCTTGCGTGACGAGATGTCCACGGTCATCGCGCGTGGCGGCACCCGCCTGCTCGCTGACCTCACCGACGTCCCGTTCCTGGACTCCACCGGCCTCGGAGTCCTCGTCGGCCGCCTCAAGACCGTCCGCGTCCAGGACGGCGAGCTGCGCCTGGTCATCAGCAGTGACCGGGTCCTGCGCAACTTCCAGATCACCGGCCTCGACAAGGTGTTCCGGATCTATCCCACGGTCGAGGAAGGCCTCGCCGACATGACCGGGGAACGCTAG
- a CDS encoding IS481 family transposase: MPHSKAALSFEGRRRLVRRCQHRPIAHVAAEAAVSRQCLSKWYARWREHGDEGLHDRTSRPRRSPTATPPQVVEQVIALRKRKWSARRIHLELSAQGVRIAVCTISRILVRHGLNRLRHLDVDGEPLRAPGKITARYPGHMTHLDVKKVGRIPDGGGWRVHGRGSAQAKAADRAKTRGARTGYTYLHSALDGFSRLAYTEAHDDEKAVTAIGFLFRARVFFAAHGITRFTRIVTDNGSCYRASAFTRAVHSFAAKHQRIKAFTPKHNGKVERYQQTYTHEVLYAAAYESEQQRRDQLQVWQVHYNYHRPHTAAGDQPPASRLPAGVTNLMLSYS, translated from the coding sequence ATGCCCCACAGTAAAGCCGCCCTGTCGTTCGAAGGACGTCGTCGCCTGGTGCGCCGGTGCCAGCACCGCCCGATCGCGCACGTCGCAGCGGAGGCCGCGGTCTCGCGGCAGTGCTTGTCGAAGTGGTACGCCCGGTGGCGTGAGCACGGCGACGAAGGGTTGCACGACCGGACCAGCCGGCCCCGCCGTTCCCCGACCGCCACACCGCCGCAGGTGGTGGAACAGGTCATCGCGTTGCGCAAACGCAAGTGGTCCGCGCGGCGGATCCATCTGGAGCTGAGCGCCCAGGGCGTCAGGATCGCGGTGTGCACGATCAGCCGGATCCTGGTCCGGCACGGACTGAACCGGCTGCGGCACCTGGACGTTGACGGGGAACCGTTGCGGGCGCCGGGAAAGATCACTGCCCGGTACCCCGGGCACATGACCCACCTGGACGTGAAGAAGGTCGGGCGCATCCCCGACGGCGGCGGGTGGCGGGTGCACGGTCGCGGGTCGGCCCAGGCCAAGGCCGCCGACCGGGCCAAGACCCGTGGCGCCCGCACCGGGTACACCTACCTGCACTCCGCCCTCGACGGGTTCTCCCGGCTGGCCTACACCGAAGCCCACGACGACGAGAAGGCCGTCACCGCGATCGGGTTCTTGTTCCGTGCCCGGGTGTTCTTCGCCGCGCACGGCATCACCCGCTTCACCCGGATCGTGACTGACAACGGGTCCTGCTACCGCGCCAGTGCGTTCACCCGGGCCGTGCACTCCTTCGCGGCCAAGCATCAGCGGATCAAGGCGTTCACGCCCAAGCACAACGGCAAGGTCGAGCGCTACCAGCAGACCTACACCCACGAGGTCCTCTACGCCGCCGCGTACGAGTCCGAGCAGCAGCGTCGCGACCAGCTCCAGGTGTGGCAGGTCCACTACAACTACCATCGCCCCCACACCGCCGCGGGCGATCAGCCGCCGGCCTCACGACTGCCAGCCGGCGTCACCAACCTCATGCTCAGTTACAGCTAG
- a CDS encoding AIM24 family protein: MQSNLFDQQNLEVQSQQRFGLQNPQMLRVSLGQDVLSVKGAMVAYQGQITFNHEGAGSVGKLLKKVVTSEDVPLMRVSGQGEVFFASEAGFVFLVDLTGDGISVNGRNLLAFDSSIGWDIKRVQGAGMMSGGLFNMVLQGQGTVAMHAVGQPVVLDCSQQPTYVDVQAAVAWSSNLVPQVVNSMNMKSMLRGGTGEAFQYAFHGPGFVVVQPSEWTPAAGGQQQQGGLLGNLMS; the protein is encoded by the coding sequence ATGCAGAGCAACCTGTTCGACCAGCAGAACCTCGAGGTCCAGAGCCAGCAGCGGTTCGGCCTCCAGAACCCGCAGATGCTGAGGGTCTCGCTCGGTCAGGACGTCCTGTCCGTCAAGGGCGCCATGGTCGCCTACCAGGGACAGATCACCTTCAACCACGAGGGCGCCGGCTCGGTCGGCAAGCTGCTCAAGAAGGTCGTGACCAGCGAGGACGTCCCGCTGATGCGGGTCTCCGGCCAGGGCGAGGTGTTCTTCGCCTCCGAGGCCGGGTTCGTGTTCCTGGTCGACCTCACCGGCGACGGCATCTCCGTCAACGGCCGCAACCTGCTGGCGTTCGACTCCTCGATCGGCTGGGACATCAAGCGGGTGCAGGGCGCCGGCATGATGAGCGGCGGCCTGTTCAACATGGTGCTGCAGGGGCAGGGCACGGTCGCGATGCACGCGGTCGGCCAGCCCGTCGTCCTCGACTGCTCGCAGCAGCCGACCTACGTCGACGTCCAGGCGGCCGTCGCGTGGTCGTCCAACCTGGTGCCGCAGGTCGTCAACAGCATGAACATGAAGTCCATGCTGCGCGGTGGCACCGGTGAGGCGTTCCAGTACGCCTTCCACGGTCCGGGCTTCGTCGTCGTCCAGCCGAGCGAGTGGACCCCGGCTGCCGGCGGTCAGCAGCAGCAGGGCGGTCTGCTCGGCAACCTGATGAGCTGA
- a CDS encoding DUF7059 domain-containing protein, translated as MTADVPLASSDLPSLRDALRDVGFTLDGVADCLGERASRALHREQAVPADLVTRTTTAPVGVLVRLFTLGRPVSASALDRVLPGWDVDRLARTGLVSVEGDHVRTLFDLRPYGDEQREWWVLSDLSEVMTGRPLPVDHVLGIGGASTTLASWTTRTPVGRALDLGTGCGVQSLHLSQHASSVVATDISQRALATTRFNAALNDLDWDVRGGSMLEPVGDETFDLVVSNPPFVITPRSDDMPTYEYRDGGQVGHAVVADLVRSVEQHLTPGGVAQLLGNWEVPEGGSWEDVVGGWLAGTGLDAWVVQRDVQDPAEYAELWAGDGGHRSGTTGFEQMYAAWLADFESRGVGEIGFGVITLQRPRDGREPWRDLVASTGSVASPMGPSVAAGLAARTWLAEHGDAGVLATAWQCAADVTEERHGRPGADDPSVILVRQGGGLGRAFRADTVLAAYLSVCDGSLTAGQALDAIATLVDASPETVRAQAVPQIRDLIADGLLIDPTD; from the coding sequence GTGACCGCCGACGTCCCGCTCGCGTCGTCCGACCTGCCGTCGCTGCGTGACGCGCTCCGGGACGTCGGCTTCACCCTCGACGGCGTCGCCGACTGCCTCGGCGAGCGTGCGAGCCGCGCGCTGCACCGTGAGCAGGCGGTGCCCGCCGACCTCGTGACCCGTACAACGACCGCGCCGGTCGGCGTCCTCGTCCGCCTGTTCACCCTCGGTCGGCCCGTCTCGGCCTCCGCCCTCGATCGCGTGCTGCCCGGCTGGGATGTCGACCGCCTCGCCCGGACAGGGCTGGTGTCCGTCGAGGGCGATCACGTACGCACGCTGTTCGACCTGCGCCCCTACGGCGACGAGCAGCGCGAGTGGTGGGTGCTGTCCGACCTGTCCGAGGTGATGACCGGTCGGCCGCTGCCGGTCGATCACGTGCTCGGCATCGGCGGCGCCTCGACCACGTTGGCGTCCTGGACGACCCGTACGCCGGTCGGTCGCGCCCTCGACCTCGGCACCGGGTGCGGGGTCCAGTCGCTGCACCTGTCGCAGCACGCGTCGTCCGTGGTGGCCACCGACATCTCCCAGCGGGCGCTGGCCACCACGCGGTTCAACGCCGCGCTCAACGACCTCGACTGGGACGTGCGGGGCGGTTCGATGCTCGAGCCGGTCGGCGACGAGACGTTCGACCTGGTCGTCAGCAACCCGCCGTTCGTCATCACGCCCCGGTCCGACGACATGCCCACCTACGAGTACCGCGACGGCGGGCAGGTCGGCCACGCGGTCGTCGCCGACCTGGTCAGGTCGGTCGAGCAGCACCTCACGCCCGGTGGTGTCGCACAGCTGCTCGGCAACTGGGAGGTCCCCGAGGGCGGCTCGTGGGAGGACGTCGTCGGCGGGTGGCTCGCCGGCACCGGGCTCGACGCGTGGGTCGTCCAGCGCGATGTGCAGGACCCCGCCGAGTACGCCGAGCTGTGGGCCGGCGACGGCGGACACCGTTCCGGCACAACAGGATTCGAGCAGATGTACGCCGCGTGGCTGGCCGACTTCGAGTCGCGCGGTGTCGGTGAGATCGGCTTCGGTGTCATCACCCTGCAGCGCCCGCGCGACGGCCGCGAGCCGTGGCGCGACCTCGTGGCGTCCACTGGTTCGGTGGCCTCGCCGATGGGCCCGTCGGTCGCCGCAGGACTCGCGGCCCGCACCTGGTTGGCCGAGCACGGCGACGCCGGGGTGCTCGCGACCGCGTGGCAGTGCGCGGCCGACGTCACCGAAGAACGGCACGGCCGACCGGGCGCAGACGACCCGAGCGTGATTCTCGTACGTCAGGGCGGCGGGCTGGGGCGGGCGTTCCGCGCCGACACCGTGCTCGCGGCGTACCTCTCGGTCTGCGACGGCTCGCTCACCGCCGGTCAGGCCCTCGACGCGATCGCCACACTGGTTGATGCGAGTCCGGAAACCGTTCGCGCGCAAGCGGTTCCGCAGATTCGTGACCTGATCGCCGACGGCCTCCTCATCGACCCGACGGACTAA
- a CDS encoding dioxygenase family protein, which produces MSDRQPVLYLSHGAPPLADDARWTHELGQWGADLPRPDRILIVSAHWEAAPVALSSTSGAPLLYDFWGFPQRYYEVTYDAPPAPDLARDVEALVRQPGVPVHRDEERGLDHGAYVPLKEMFPDADIPVLQMSMPTLDPQQLFALGRRLAPLRDEGTLVVGSGFTTHNLHWFDPRAGADAAPPTPSSEFDAWAAETMASGDVDALMDFLHRAPAAHEAHPRTEHWAPLYVALGAAADGNGDVRSVIDGFWFGLSKRSWQLA; this is translated from the coding sequence ATGAGCGACCGGCAGCCTGTCCTGTACCTCAGCCACGGCGCACCACCCCTCGCCGACGACGCCCGCTGGACCCACGAGCTCGGCCAGTGGGGCGCCGACCTGCCGCGCCCCGACCGCATCCTCATCGTCTCGGCCCACTGGGAGGCCGCGCCGGTCGCGCTCTCGTCCACCAGCGGCGCTCCCCTGCTGTACGACTTCTGGGGCTTCCCGCAGCGGTACTACGAGGTGACGTACGACGCCCCGCCCGCTCCCGACCTCGCCCGTGACGTCGAGGCGCTCGTGCGGCAGCCCGGCGTACCCGTGCACCGTGACGAGGAGCGCGGGCTCGACCACGGTGCGTACGTCCCGCTCAAGGAGATGTTCCCCGACGCCGACATCCCCGTCCTGCAGATGTCGATGCCGACGCTGGACCCGCAGCAGCTGTTCGCGCTCGGCCGTCGCCTGGCCCCGCTGCGCGACGAGGGCACGCTCGTCGTCGGCTCCGGGTTCACCACGCACAACCTGCACTGGTTCGACCCGCGCGCCGGCGCCGACGCCGCTCCGCCCACGCCGTCGTCGGAGTTCGACGCCTGGGCCGCAGAGACGATGGCCTCGGGTGACGTCGACGCCCTGATGGACTTCCTGCACCGTGCGCCCGCCGCCCACGAGGCCCACCCTCGTACGGAGCACTGGGCGCCGCTGTACGTCGCCCTGGGCGCTGCGGCCGACGGCAACGGTGACGTGCGTAGCGTGATCGACGGCTTCTGGTTCGGTCTGTCCAAGCGCTCCTGGCAGCTCGCCTGA
- the topA gene encoding type I DNA topoisomerase has product MSRKLVIVESPAKAKKIGEYLGSDYVVDASVGHIRDLPTPSELPADMKKGPYGKFAVDVDNGFDAYYVVDADKKKKVAELKRLLKDSDELYLATDEDREGEAIAWHLLEVLKPKVPVKRMVFHEITKEAIQRAANATRKLDDRLVDAQETRRILDRLYGYEISPVLWRKIRRGLSAGRVQSVATRMVVERERERMAFVAASYWDVEGEFKPESAGQAFAARLSGVDGKRVAVGRDFDDRGQLKSADLVHLDQQRATTLAESVAQSRATVTSVQEKPYTRRPSAPFTTSTLQQEASRKLRLSSKNAMRVAQRLYENGYITYMRTDSTTLSESALTAARQQARDLYGAEYVPDAPRRYEKKSKNAQEAHEAIRPAGDRFRTPAQVAGELRGDEFALYELVWKRTVASQMADARGSTATVRLSVPVESSGFAKTAEFSASGTVITFRGFLAAYEEGRDATRNADDSDTERRLPKMAEGLGLEVLRAEADGHTTSPPPRYTEATLVKAMEEKGIGRPSTYAATVGTIQDRGYVGTRGNALVPTWLAFAVTRLLEEHFPSLVDYEFTASMEEGLDEIAAGNDGRAAWLSRFYFGNEATSAEGLRHLVDHLGDIDARGISTIEIGDGIVVRVGRYGPYVEDTVPKGVDPATGEVTDAEAAEKGTPRRATINDDIAPDEMTPAKARELLEAADDDGRVLGQDPATGRDIVAKAGRYGPYVTEVLPEDAPPPPPADGEKPKRTKKVAKPKPRTASLFKDMDLATIDIDTALKLLSLPRVVGVVSETVKDDDGNEVEKPVEITAQNGRYGPYLKKGTDSRSLQTEQQLFDITLDEAVKIYAEPKRRGRAAAPPLKELGTDPASEKPVVVKDGRFGPYVTDGETNATLRKDDDPATITPERGFELLAEKRAKGPTTRKKTAKKAAKKTTKKAPAKKTTAKKAAVKKSS; this is encoded by the coding sequence GTGTCACGCAAGCTCGTGATCGTCGAGTCACCGGCCAAGGCCAAGAAGATCGGCGAATACCTCGGCAGCGACTACGTCGTCGACGCCAGCGTCGGCCACATCCGCGACCTGCCCACGCCGTCGGAGCTCCCGGCCGACATGAAGAAGGGCCCGTACGGCAAGTTCGCCGTCGACGTCGACAACGGGTTCGACGCGTACTACGTCGTCGACGCCGACAAGAAGAAGAAGGTCGCCGAGCTCAAGCGCCTCCTCAAGGACTCCGACGAGCTCTACCTCGCCACCGATGAGGACCGCGAGGGCGAGGCCATCGCGTGGCACCTGCTCGAGGTGCTCAAGCCCAAGGTGCCGGTCAAGCGCATGGTGTTCCACGAGATCACCAAGGAGGCGATCCAGCGCGCGGCCAACGCCACCCGCAAGCTCGACGACCGCCTCGTCGACGCGCAGGAGACCCGCCGCATCCTCGACCGTCTCTACGGCTACGAGATCAGCCCGGTGCTGTGGCGCAAGATCCGCCGCGGCCTGTCCGCCGGTCGTGTGCAGTCCGTCGCGACCCGCATGGTCGTCGAGCGTGAGCGTGAGCGCATGGCGTTCGTCGCCGCGTCGTACTGGGACGTCGAGGGCGAGTTCAAGCCCGAGTCGGCCGGACAGGCTTTCGCCGCAAGGCTTTCCGGCGTCGACGGCAAGCGCGTCGCGGTCGGTCGCGACTTCGACGACCGCGGTCAGCTGAAGTCCGCCGACCTCGTACACCTCGACCAGCAGCGCGCGACGACGCTCGCCGAGTCGGTCGCGCAGTCGCGCGCCACCGTGACCTCGGTGCAGGAAAAGCCTTACACCCGTAGGCCGTCCGCGCCGTTCACGACGTCGACGCTGCAGCAGGAGGCCAGCCGCAAGCTGCGCCTGTCCTCCAAGAACGCCATGCGCGTGGCGCAGCGGCTGTACGAGAACGGCTACATCACCTACATGCGTACCGACTCGACGACGCTGTCGGAGTCCGCGCTGACCGCCGCTCGTCAGCAGGCGCGCGACCTGTACGGCGCCGAGTACGTCCCCGACGCGCCGCGCCGCTACGAGAAGAAGTCCAAGAACGCCCAGGAGGCTCACGAGGCGATCCGCCCGGCCGGTGACCGCTTCCGTACGCCGGCGCAGGTGGCCGGTGAGCTGCGCGGCGACGAGTTCGCCCTGTACGAGCTGGTCTGGAAGCGCACCGTCGCCTCCCAGATGGCCGACGCCCGCGGGTCGACCGCCACGGTGCGGCTGTCCGTCCCCGTCGAGTCCAGCGGGTTCGCCAAGACGGCCGAGTTCTCCGCGAGCGGCACCGTGATCACCTTCCGCGGCTTCCTCGCTGCGTACGAAGAGGGCCGCGATGCGACCCGCAACGCCGACGACTCCGACACCGAGCGCCGTCTGCCCAAGATGGCCGAGGGCCTGGGCCTGGAGGTGCTGCGCGCAGAGGCGGACGGTCACACCACCAGCCCGCCGCCGCGCTACACCGAGGCGACGCTCGTGAAAGCCATGGAGGAGAAGGGGATCGGCCGCCCGTCGACGTACGCCGCGACGGTCGGCACGATCCAGGACCGCGGCTACGTCGGCACCCGAGGCAACGCGCTGGTGCCGACCTGGCTCGCGTTCGCGGTGACGCGCCTGCTCGAGGAGCACTTCCCGAGCCTGGTCGACTACGAGTTCACCGCCTCCATGGAGGAGGGGCTCGACGAGATCGCGGCGGGCAACGACGGCCGCGCGGCCTGGTTGTCGCGCTTCTACTTCGGCAACGAGGCGACGTCGGCCGAGGGGCTGCGCCACCTGGTCGACCACCTCGGTGACATCGACGCCCGCGGCATCTCCACCATCGAGATCGGCGACGGCATCGTCGTCCGCGTGGGTCGCTACGGCCCCTACGTCGAGGACACCGTGCCGAAGGGCGTCGACCCGGCCACGGGTGAGGTCACCGACGCCGAGGCCGCTGAGAAGGGCACGCCGCGGCGCGCCACGATCAACGACGACATCGCACCTGATGAGATGACGCCGGCCAAGGCCCGCGAGCTGCTCGAGGCTGCCGACGACGACGGTCGCGTGCTCGGCCAGGACCCCGCCACGGGGCGCGACATCGTGGCCAAGGCCGGTCGCTACGGCCCCTACGTCACCGAGGTGCTGCCCGAGGACGCGCCGCCGCCCCCGCCCGCCGACGGTGAGAAGCCCAAGCGCACCAAGAAGGTCGCCAAGCCCAAGCCCAGGACGGCGAGCCTGTTCAAGGACATGGACCTCGCCACGATCGACATCGACACCGCGCTCAAGCTGCTCAGCCTGCCGCGCGTGGTCGGCGTCGTCAGCGAGACGGTCAAGGACGACGACGGCAACGAGGTCGAGAAGCCCGTCGAGATCACGGCGCAGAACGGCCGCTACGGGCCCTATCTCAAGAAGGGCACCGACTCGCGCTCGCTGCAGACCGAGCAGCAGCTGTTCGACATCACGCTCGACGAGGCGGTCAAGATCTACGCCGAGCCCAAGCGGCGCGGGCGTGCGGCCGCGCCGCCCCTGAAGGAGCTCGGCACCGACCCGGCGTCCGAGAAGCCCGTCGTGGTCAAGGACGGTCGCTTCGGCCCGTACGTCACCGACGGCGAGACCAACGCGACGCTGCGCAAGGACGACGACCCGGCGACGATCACGCCGGAGCGCGGTTTCGAGCTGCTCGCCGAGAAGCGCGCCAAGGGCCCGACGACGCGCAAGAAGACCGCCAAGAAGGCCGCGAAGAAGACCACCAAGAAGGCTCCGGCCAAGAAGACGACGGCCAAGAAGGCCGCCGTCAAGAAGTCGAGCTGA